In one Bradyrhizobium cosmicum genomic region, the following are encoded:
- a CDS encoding GumC family protein gives MRLAFWRAGKDKAVVERAVSKPKAETAPEVEAKDEVKPARVATTQAQGESGDIDLHALGAALGRKRRWIIVPTVLALVASVAVVNLVTPRYKSETRILIDGRENVFLRPNSDRTEERQALDPEAVTSQVQLVLSRDLAREIIKKNKLAERPEFDPVLQGVSPLKSLAAMIGIGRDPFSMTPEERVLDAYYDRLQAYAVDKSRVIVVEFQSADPDLAARVANSIADGYLVLQQNVRQDQAKNASQWLSGEIDSLRKKVSEAEARVEDFRSKSSLFVGTNNTTLSNQQMGEVNTQLNNARSMKADAESKARLIREMLQSGKPIESSEVLNSESMRTPSQQRVALRAQLAEQSSTLLGNHPRIKELKAQLADLDTQIRDEAAKIARSLENDARFANGRVQELTLSLEQLKKQATSTNGQDVQLRALEREAKSQRDLLETYLAKYREANTRETIDTAPTDGRIISRAIVSNTPAYPKKLPIVLIVTIATLLLSSGVVVTGELLRQTAPRAVAVSAPAQAQVPPQAPVRQEPAVLPVVEHIDYPAMAEPAPLQPEMIADADVTEFDEIERVAERVRAAGPLAKKITVLGTASGEAITLSALTLARHLAREARVVVVDLAASSPTIAAVSVDASSPGLAELMQGEASFAQVITRDKLSRLHLVMAGRPGFDRSLLQSPRVTLGVDALLRAYDYVLLDAGSASDLPAELLTTNARAVVVPDASMTPDARTLMCEQLSAVGFSEVTMLLKPVQPSNAVEAPRVVAA, from the coding sequence ATGCGTTTAGCGTTCTGGCGTGCCGGCAAGGACAAGGCAGTGGTCGAGCGGGCTGTCTCGAAGCCCAAAGCCGAAACCGCGCCCGAGGTTGAAGCCAAGGATGAAGTAAAGCCTGCGCGCGTTGCGACAACCCAGGCACAAGGCGAATCCGGCGACATCGACCTGCACGCGCTCGGCGCGGCGCTGGGCCGCAAGCGCCGCTGGATCATCGTGCCGACGGTGCTCGCGCTGGTCGCGTCCGTCGCGGTCGTCAATCTCGTCACGCCGCGCTACAAGTCTGAAACCCGCATCCTGATCGACGGCCGCGAGAACGTGTTCCTGCGTCCGAACAGCGACCGCACCGAAGAGCGGCAGGCGCTCGACCCCGAGGCCGTCACCAGTCAGGTGCAGCTCGTGCTGTCGCGCGATCTCGCGCGCGAGATCATCAAGAAGAACAAGCTTGCGGAACGGCCCGAGTTCGATCCGGTGCTCCAGGGCGTTTCGCCGCTGAAGTCGCTGGCGGCGATGATCGGCATCGGCCGCGACCCGTTCTCGATGACGCCGGAAGAGCGCGTGCTCGACGCCTATTACGATCGGCTCCAGGCCTATGCCGTCGACAAGTCGCGCGTGATCGTCGTCGAATTCCAGTCGGCCGATCCCGATCTCGCCGCGCGCGTCGCCAATTCGATCGCCGACGGTTATCTGGTGCTGCAGCAGAATGTCCGTCAGGATCAGGCCAAGAACGCGAGTCAATGGCTCTCCGGCGAGATCGACAGCTTGCGCAAGAAGGTCTCCGAGGCCGAGGCGCGGGTGGAGGATTTCCGCTCGAAGTCGAGCCTGTTCGTCGGCACCAACAATACCACGCTGTCGAACCAGCAGATGGGCGAGGTCAACACCCAGCTCAACAACGCGCGCTCGATGAAGGCGGATGCGGAATCCAAGGCGCGGCTGATTCGCGAGATGCTTCAGAGCGGCAAGCCGATCGAATCGTCGGAAGTGCTGAACTCGGAATCGATGCGCACGCCGTCCCAGCAGCGGGTGGCGTTGCGAGCCCAGCTTGCCGAGCAGTCGTCCACGCTGCTCGGCAATCATCCGCGCATCAAGGAATTGAAGGCGCAGCTCGCCGATCTAGACACCCAGATTCGCGATGAGGCGGCCAAGATCGCCCGTTCGCTGGAAAACGACGCACGCTTTGCTAACGGACGTGTGCAGGAATTGACGTTGAGTCTGGAGCAGCTGAAGAAGCAGGCGACGTCGACCAACGGCCAGGACGTGCAGCTCCGTGCGCTCGAGCGCGAGGCCAAGTCGCAGCGCGACCTGCTCGAGACCTATCTTGCCAAATATCGCGAGGCCAATACCCGCGAGACCATCGACACCGCGCCGACGGATGGCCGCATTATCTCGCGCGCCATCGTCTCGAACACGCCGGCCTATCCGAAGAAGCTGCCGATCGTGCTGATCGTGACGATCGCGACGCTGCTGCTTTCGTCCGGCGTCGTCGTCACCGGCGAGCTGTTGCGCCAGACCGCGCCGCGTGCGGTGGCGGTGTCCGCCCCGGCGCAGGCGCAGGTACCACCACAGGCACCGGTTCGTCAGGAGCCGGCTGTGCTGCCGGTGGTCGAGCATATTGATTATCCGGCCATGGCAGAGCCTGCTCCGCTCCAGCCGGAGATGATAGCCGATGCCGACGTCACTGAATTCGACGAGATCGAGCGAGTGGCCGAGCGCGTGCGTGCCGCTGGTCCGTTAGCCAAGAAAATCACGGTGCTCGGCACCGCATCGGGTGAGGCCATCACGCTCTCGGCGTTGACGCTCGCCCGGCATCTGGCGCGTGAGGCCCGTGTCGTCGTGGTCGATCTCGCTGCTTCCTCGCCGACGATCGCGGCCGTGTCCGTGGATGCCTCCTCGCCCGGCCTTGCCGAACTGATGCAGGGCGAGGCCTCGTTCGCGCAGGTGATCACAAGGGACAAGCTTTCGCGGTTGCATCTGGTCATGGCCGGGCGTCCCGGCTTCGATCGCAGCCTGCTGCAATCGCCGCGGGTGACACTGGGGGTCGACGCGCTGCTTCGGGCCTACGACTATGTGCTGCTCGACGCCGGCAGCGCCTCGGACCTTCCGGCGGAACTGCTGACGACGAATGCCCGCGCCGTCGTGGTGCCCGATGCGTCGATGACGCCGGATGCGCGCACGTTGATGTGCGAGCAACTCAGCGCCGTCGGCTTCAGCGAGGTGACGATGCTGCTCAAGCCGGTGCAACCGTCGAATGCAGTGGAAGCGCCCCGCGTCGTGGCGGCGTAG
- a CDS encoding GNAT family N-acetyltransferase, whose amino-acid sequence MTMAAAMQSRTAESPARSKASRIAHVDIVGDLGEAEAVWRAFEECGHLFTPYQRFDLLGPWQQLVGGRDSARPFIVIARDADRRPLVLLPLSLRPSHGVRTACFMGGKHTTFNMGLWNAEFAAEAGAADLDALLAPLREHADVLSLTQQPLRWNDQQNPFAALPRQSAINGCPLLVMEPGGPPASRISNSFRRRLKSKEKKLQALAGYRYHLATTDADVIRLLDWFFRVKPARMAEQKLPNVFAEPGVEQFIRSACLAPRGEGRVIDIHALECDDEVIAIFAGVADGQRFSMMFNTYTMSEHARYSPGLILMRYIIDRYAERGYRSLDLGIGSDEYKRMFCKDDEAIFDSFVPLTSRGKLAAMAMSSLSHGKRLVKQNQVLLDLAQRLRRAFG is encoded by the coding sequence ATGACCATGGCTGCGGCGATGCAAAGCCGGACGGCAGAATCGCCAGCGCGGTCAAAAGCGAGCCGGATCGCGCATGTCGACATCGTCGGAGATCTCGGCGAGGCCGAAGCCGTCTGGCGCGCTTTCGAGGAGTGCGGCCACCTCTTCACGCCCTATCAGCGCTTCGACCTGCTCGGCCCCTGGCAACAGCTGGTCGGCGGCCGCGACAGCGCCCGTCCCTTCATCGTGATTGCCCGCGACGCCGATCGCCGGCCGCTCGTGCTGCTGCCGCTCTCGCTGCGCCCGAGCCACGGCGTGCGCACCGCCTGCTTCATGGGCGGCAAGCACACCACCTTCAACATGGGCCTGTGGAACGCCGAGTTCGCGGCAGAGGCAGGCGCGGCCGATCTCGACGCGCTGCTTGCGCCGCTGCGCGAGCATGCCGACGTGCTGTCGCTGACGCAGCAGCCGCTGCGCTGGAACGACCAGCAGAACCCGTTTGCGGCTCTCCCGCGCCAGAGCGCGATCAACGGCTGCCCGCTGCTGGTGATGGAGCCCGGCGGTCCGCCAGCATCGCGCATCAGCAATTCCTTCCGCCGCCGCCTCAAGAGCAAGGAGAAGAAGCTCCAGGCGCTTGCCGGCTATCGCTATCACCTCGCCACCACGGACGCGGACGTCATCCGCCTGCTCGACTGGTTCTTCCGCGTCAAGCCGGCGCGGATGGCCGAGCAGAAGCTGCCCAACGTCTTCGCCGAGCCCGGCGTCGAGCAGTTCATCCGCAGCGCCTGCCTGGCGCCGCGCGGCGAAGGCCGCGTCATCGACATCCATGCGCTCGAATGCGACGACGAGGTGATCGCGATCTTCGCCGGCGTCGCCGACGGCCAGCGCTTCTCGATGATGTTCAACACCTACACGATGTCCGAGCACGCCCGCTACAGCCCCGGGCTGATCCTGATGCGCTACATCATCGATCGCTACGCCGAGCGCGGCTACCGCTCGCTCGACCTCGGCATCGGCTCGGACGAGTACAAGCGAATGTTCTGCAAGGACGACGAAGCCATCTTCGACAGCTTCGTTCCGCTGACCTCCCGCGGCAAGCTCGCGGCGATGGCGATGTCGTCATTGAGCCACGGCAAACGGCTGGTGAAGCAGAACCAGGTGCTGCTCGACCTCGCGCAGCGACTGCGGCGAGCGTTCGGGTAG
- a CDS encoding polysaccharide deacetylase family protein, with amino-acid sequence MSSDDRWLERLRLELAWFTGQAALRSRGAGAILRFTHVRPRRRGAFQPLREHEITPQFLDRAIRALKRWRYDFVGMDEVCRRAVTLPEKRRFVALTFDGANKDLISFAYPVLVRHAVPFTIYVPTAFPDGVGEAWWLGLEQVIARESRISLMMGQKEQRFVVTGNAEKQALFSHLESWLRALPPADVSAAIADLCTRYRIDLAALSRAASMDWEDLARLAADPLVTVGSATVNYPVLANMKDTAALRELTMGKAVAEAAFHREIRHLAFPFGDRASFRRSHVVMAEEAGFASAVSAIPGIVDAEGRTNLRALPRISWGGRVRSLRMLRVLVSGVAFAPVKPTGSLTS; translated from the coding sequence TTGTCATCCGACGACAGATGGCTGGAGCGGTTGCGGCTTGAACTGGCCTGGTTCACCGGACAGGCGGCGTTGCGCAGTCGGGGGGCCGGCGCCATCCTACGCTTTACGCACGTGCGGCCGCGGCGGCGCGGCGCGTTCCAGCCGCTGCGCGAGCACGAGATCACGCCGCAATTCCTCGACCGCGCCATCCGGGCTCTGAAGCGGTGGCGGTACGATTTTGTCGGCATGGACGAAGTCTGCCGTCGCGCGGTGACACTGCCGGAGAAGCGGCGCTTCGTTGCGCTCACCTTCGACGGCGCGAACAAGGATCTCATCAGCTTTGCCTATCCAGTGCTGGTGCGTCACGCCGTGCCGTTCACGATCTATGTGCCGACCGCGTTTCCCGATGGCGTCGGAGAAGCCTGGTGGCTCGGGCTCGAGCAGGTGATCGCGCGCGAGAGCCGCATCAGCCTGATGATGGGCCAGAAGGAGCAGCGCTTCGTCGTCACTGGCAATGCCGAGAAGCAGGCGCTGTTTTCGCATCTCGAGAGCTGGCTGCGCGCGCTGCCGCCGGCGGATGTGTCGGCCGCGATCGCCGATCTGTGTACGCGCTATCGGATCGACCTTGCCGCGCTTTCACGCGCGGCGTCGATGGATTGGGAGGATCTGGCGAGACTGGCGGCAGATCCGCTCGTCACCGTCGGCAGCGCGACCGTGAACTATCCCGTCCTCGCCAACATGAAGGACACAGCCGCGCTGCGCGAGTTGACGATGGGCAAAGCAGTAGCGGAAGCAGCCTTCCACCGCGAGATCCGGCATCTGGCGTTTCCGTTCGGCGATCGTGCCTCGTTCCGGCGCAGCCATGTCGTGATGGCCGAGGAGGCCGGCTTTGCCAGCGCGGTGTCGGCGATCCCAGGCATCGTGGACGCGGAGGGCCGCACCAATCTGCGCGCGCTGCCGCGGATTTCCTGGGGCGGCCGCGTGCGCTCGCTGCGCATGCTGCGCGTGCTGGTATCGGGTGTTGCCTTTGCGCCGGTGAAACCGACCGGCAGTCTCACGAGCTAG